Below is a genomic region from Parageobacillus toebii NBRC 107807.
TCCGTACAAGGAAATAAAGCCAACGGCCGCTTGATGATCAAATTGGTCATCCGCCGTATATGTCGCAAGCTTTTCGTCGTATAAGGAGAACTCTGATTTGCGCCCTTCGATAATCGCATGCCCTTTAAACAGCTTCACACGCACCACGCCAGTTACGTTCTTTTGCGTTTCTTTTAAGAAAGCGACAAGCGCGTCTTTAATTGGTGAGAACCACAAACCGTTGTAAATGACTTCCGCTAATTTTTGCTCGATAATCGGTTTAAAATGCGCTACTTCCTTTACAAGTGTTAAGTCTTCTAATTCTTTATGCGCCTTAATTAACGTCATCGCTCCAGGACATTCATACACTTCGCGCGATTTAATGCCGACTAGGCGGTTTTCGACATGGTCGATGCGTCCAACCCCATGTTTTCCGGCAATGGCGTTTAACTCCAAAATTAGCGAAGCGAGCGAATACGGCTTGCCGTTTAATGTCTTCGGCACGCCTTGTTCAAAACCGATTTCAATGATTTCCGGCACATCCGGTGTATTCTCCAACGCTGCCGTTAATTCGTATGCTTCTTCCGGCGGAGCCGCCCAAGGGTCTTCTAAAATACCGCACTCGTTGCTTCTGCCCCATAAGTTTTGGTCAATCGAAAACGGACTGTCTAGATCGACTGGAATCGGAATGCCATGTTTTTTCGCATACTCGATTTCCTCTTCACGCGACCAGCTCCATTCGCGAACCGGCGCGATCACTTCCAAATTTGGATTTAGCGCTTTAATGGATACTTCAAAGCGAACTTGGTCGTTTCCTTTTCCTGTACATCCGTGCGCGACGGCAACCGCCCCTTCCAATTCCGCAATTTCCACTAATTTTTTCGCGATAAGCGGGCGCGATAAGGCGGAGACAAGCGGATATTTTCCTTCATAAAGCGCATGTGCCTGCAATGCAATAAGCGCATATTCATCAGCAAATTCTTCCTTGACATCAATAACATATGACTTAATCGCTCCGACTTTTAACGCTTTTTCTTTCACGAAATCAAGATCTTTTCCTTCTCCAAGGTCTAAACAGCAAGCAATGACATCATAACCTCGCTCTTGCAGCCACTTAATCGCAACAGATGTATCTAAACCACCGGAATACGCCAGCACAAGTTTCGGATTCGTCATATTGTATTCCCCTTCCCTTTCACATAAATATACTTGCGCATAAATAAATATTCACCAAGTATATTATCACTTTATCAGTTTTTATAAGGTTTTTCAATAGTTATTCATGAAAAAGTATAAAAATACTGAAAGTTGGTTCTTTCTGTTCTTTTTTATAAAATAGAAAATAAGGGAAAGCGAGGGAGAAGCATGGAGCAATATTTCATTTATGATCAACGTCTTGGCATTCCATTGCCGAAACTTGAAAAAGACTGGGAGGATTATAGCGAAGACGAACAACACGCAATTTTGCTGCGATGGGAAAATATTCGTGGAACCATTCCCGACCGTATTGCCGAATTAGAAAAAATTATTAACGAAAAACAAGATCAGTTGAGTGATGAAAACGATTTTGAGCGCTCATGCCGGTTAAATTCGGAAATAGCCGAACTCGCCTCGATCATCAACGATTTATGGATTTGGTATCGGATGAATCAAACGGTATCGATGCGCGCTCATCAATAAAACAATGAAGGAGCGAAAAGATGGCAGAAAAATGCTCCTTCTTTTTTTGCCTCTGGATACAATATACTATTTTATTTTTAAATAATATATTGAATATTTTTTCTTTTGCAATTATTATTGATATTGATTCTACCTTTTACAACAGTGGAGGGGTATAAATGCCAAATAAAACGTCCCATTCTTCATTAACCACTTCTTTTTCTTGGGAGACCGTGTTTCAACATTACGACTGGAATCCACGTGAACGTTTCAATGTCGCTCATGAAGTATGTGACCGCTATGCAGAAGATCCAACTCGCATTGCTCTGTTTTAC
It encodes:
- a CDS encoding argininosuccinate synthase — protein: MTNPKLVLAYSGGLDTSVAIKWLQERGYDVIACCLDLGEGKDLDFVKEKALKVGAIKSYVIDVKEEFADEYALIALQAHALYEGKYPLVSALSRPLIAKKLVEIAELEGAVAVAHGCTGKGNDQVRFEVSIKALNPNLEVIAPVREWSWSREEEIEYAKKHGIPIPVDLDSPFSIDQNLWGRSNECGILEDPWAAPPEEAYELTAALENTPDVPEIIEIGFEQGVPKTLNGKPYSLASLILELNAIAGKHGVGRIDHVENRLVGIKSREVYECPGAMTLIKAHKELEDLTLVKEVAHFKPIIEQKLAEVIYNGLWFSPIKDALVAFLKETQKNVTGVVRVKLFKGHAIIEGRKSEFSLYDEKLATYTADDQFDHQAAVGFISLYGLPTKVYSIVNNQKKVNV